In one window of Deltaproteobacteria bacterium DNA:
- a CDS encoding prepilin-type N-terminal cleavage/methylation domain-containing protein, with translation MKRFSIYKGRDKGVTMVELLIYIALMGITSTALYSVLIGNIKAHDSIETTLVMNQDVRGAMNLMVREIRQAGLSPKEIAGIGFQQDADDRFDTDANSFHFTADINNNAAIGGSGEDVCYYIENDPGTNSDALWRRTDYGNAGALTPQMVIPYVTNWQVQYLAQDGATAVAAPNGTNVFFVDITLQAQTSKNDALTGNVKTQTMQTRVRVRNAGL, from the coding sequence ATGAAGCGCTTCTCCATATATAAGGGCCGTGACAAAGGCGTCACCATGGTGGAGCTTCTGATCTACATCGCCCTCATGGGCATCACCTCCACAGCCCTTTACTCGGTGCTCATAGGCAACATAAAGGCCCATGACTCCATAGAGACCACCTTGGTCATGAACCAGGACGTTCGCGGGGCCATGAACCTCATGGTGCGCGAGATTCGGCAGGCGGGCCTAAGCCCCAAGGAGATCGCCGGAATCGGTTTTCAGCAGGACGCGGACGACCGCTTCGACACCGACGCCAACTCCTTTCACTTCACGGCGGACATCAACAACAACGCCGCCATCGGCGGGTCGGGCGAGGACGTCTGCTATTACATCGAAAACGATCCGGGAACGAACTCCGACGCCCTGTGGCGGCGCACCGACTACGGCAACGCCGGGGCCCTGACCCCCCAGATGGTTATTCCCTACGTCACCAACTGGCAGGTGCAGTACCTGGCCCAGGACGGCGCTACCGCAGTTGCCGCGCCGAACGGAACCAACGTATTTTTCGTGGATATAACGCTTCAGGCCCAGACCAGCAAAAACGATGCCCTTACCGGCAACGTGAAGACCCAGACCATGCAAACCCGCGTGAGGGTGAGAAATGCAGGCCTTTGA
- a CDS encoding GspH/FimT family pseudopilin, which produces MAKPETTGSVSFAGRRDGGFTIIELIMVMAMMIILATISFAGIRQVIPRWRLNNAARTVRADLLDAKSRAARDMREVRVRFATADNYLIERGNARAASTAWVPAVTRGEIASRNFSVDYAGVSTVMASTESPVIFRPNGTIDPANGNISITITNGEQQRALEVSMSGRIRIL; this is translated from the coding sequence ATGGCAAAACCGGAAACCACAGGCTCCGTCTCTTTCGCAGGAAGGCGCGACGGAGGCTTCACCATTATCGAGTTGATAATGGTGATGGCCATGATGATCATTCTGGCCACGATCAGCTTTGCGGGAATACGCCAGGTCATCCCGCGCTGGCGGCTGAACAACGCCGCGCGAACGGTCAGGGCCGACCTTCTGGACGCCAAGAGCCGCGCCGCCCGCGACATGCGCGAGGTGCGGGTCCGCTTCGCCACAGCAGACAATTACCTCATAGAGCGGGGCAATGCCAGGGCGGCCTCCACTGCATGGGTTCCGGCCGTCACCAGGGGCGAGATAGCGTCCAGGAACTTTTCCGTGGATTACGCCGGCGTGTCAACGGTGATGGCGTCCACCGAAAGCCCGGTGATTTTCAGGCCCAACGGAACCATCGACCCGGCAAACGGCAACATTTCCATAACCATCACCAACGGCGAGCAGCAGCGGGCCCTGGAAGTGTCAATGTCCGGGCGAATAAGGATACTCTGA
- a CDS encoding tetratricopeptide repeat protein — protein MEKSLPVKTSFIPIGVLVLAALLMASLAPAFAGQPTGVEKEQALVLRRLAEAFMSEGRYRQALSELQKSQKIDDTNAELHFDLGTVYLCLSQPDKAVASFKRALAINPDYSVAKNSLGASLMAVGRYDEAIPVLEDLSENLIYATPQFPLLNLGFIYFNKKQYDKALAYYKRATEASPGFAQAWRGLGRVYAVTGRLAESLEAYEKAVQAAPYFALAFLEMGDVHETAGHGEEAVSAWKRALELSQGTDLAGDVKKRLSRYAVP, from the coding sequence ATGGAAAAATCCTTACCTGTAAAAACGTCCTTCATCCCCATCGGGGTTCTTGTTCTTGCGGCCTTGCTCATGGCGAGCCTCGCCCCGGCCTTCGCGGGCCAGCCCACCGGAGTGGAAAAAGAGCAGGCCCTGGTTCTGCGAAGGCTGGCCGAGGCCTTCATGTCCGAGGGCCGGTACCGTCAGGCCCTGAGCGAGCTTCAGAAAAGCCAGAAAATAGACGACACCAACGCGGAACTCCATTTCGATCTGGGCACGGTTTACCTTTGCCTTTCCCAGCCGGACAAGGCTGTCGCCTCTTTCAAACGCGCCCTTGCCATAAATCCCGACTATTCGGTGGCGAAAAACAGCCTTGGAGCGTCCCTCATGGCCGTGGGCCGCTACGACGAGGCCATACCGGTCCTGGAGGATTTGAGCGAAAACCTGATCTACGCAACCCCTCAGTTTCCTCTCCTGAACCTGGGCTTCATATATTTCAACAAGAAACAGTACGACAAGGCCCTTGCTTACTACAAAAGGGCCACCGAGGCGTCCCCCGGTTTCGCCCAGGCCTGGCGCGGCCTTGGCCGGGTTTACGCGGTCACCGGGCGTTTGGCCGAATCCCTGGAAGCCTATGAAAAGGCCGTGCAGGCGGCCCCGTATTTCGCCCTTGCCTTTCTTGAAATGGGCGATGTGCATGAAACAGCCGGTCACGGCGAGGAGGCTGTTTCGGCGTGGAAGCGGGCCCTGGAACTTTCCCAGGGGACGGACCTTGCCGGGGATGTGAAAAAACGCCTTTCCAGGTACGCGGTTCCCTGA